One part of the Leucobacter triazinivorans genome encodes these proteins:
- the rlmN gene encoding 23S rRNA (adenine(2503)-C(2))-methyltransferase RlmN: MDPNKLNHDAQPAEGKLIRTRPRSGDASRPQVRPKAEGWTQITSPDGRPTLQFASPRVKQPATHLADLTLAEREAKVVEMGLPKFRAKQLSKHYFEHRTTDPEQMTDLPKDRREELARAFFPPLLTEVKRLVTDDGATVKFLWRLFDGALVESVLMRYPGRITLCVSSQCGCGMNCPFCATGQAGLTRNMSTAEILDQIVQANRVIAEGGLGRKREAGNGAETERVNNIVFMGMGEPLANYKRVMNAVHRMIAPSPEGLGMSARGITVSTVGLAPAIRKLADENIPITFALSLHAPDDQLRDDLIPVNSRWKVEEVLDAAYHYYETTGRRVSIEYALIKDMNDHGWRADLLAEKLNARGRGWVHVNPIPLNPTPGSIWTASTREVTREFVDRLNAAGIPTTLRDTRGKEIDGACGQLVATEQDKAEAAAFAAS; the protein is encoded by the coding sequence ATGGATCCGAACAAGCTCAACCATGACGCGCAGCCTGCCGAAGGCAAGTTGATCCGCACCCGTCCGCGAAGCGGAGACGCGTCGCGTCCGCAGGTGCGACCCAAGGCGGAGGGTTGGACGCAGATCACCAGCCCCGACGGGCGCCCGACGCTGCAGTTCGCGTCCCCCCGGGTGAAGCAGCCCGCCACCCACCTCGCCGACCTGACGCTCGCTGAGCGCGAGGCGAAGGTCGTGGAGATGGGCCTGCCCAAGTTCCGCGCGAAGCAGCTCTCCAAGCACTACTTCGAGCACCGCACCACCGATCCCGAGCAGATGACCGATCTGCCGAAGGACCGCCGTGAAGAACTCGCCCGAGCGTTCTTCCCGCCGCTGCTCACCGAGGTGAAGCGCCTCGTCACCGACGACGGCGCGACGGTCAAGTTCTTGTGGCGCCTCTTCGACGGCGCGCTCGTCGAGTCGGTGCTCATGCGCTATCCCGGCCGCATCACGCTCTGCGTCTCGAGTCAGTGCGGCTGCGGCATGAACTGCCCCTTCTGCGCCACCGGCCAGGCCGGGCTTACCCGCAACATGTCGACGGCCGAGATCCTCGACCAGATCGTGCAGGCCAACCGGGTGATCGCCGAGGGAGGCCTGGGTCGCAAGCGCGAGGCGGGCAACGGCGCGGAGACCGAGCGCGTCAACAACATCGTGTTCATGGGGATGGGCGAGCCGCTCGCCAACTACAAGCGCGTGATGAATGCGGTGCACCGCATGATCGCGCCGTCGCCAGAGGGACTCGGCATGTCGGCCCGCGGCATCACGGTGTCGACGGTGGGGCTCGCCCCCGCGATCCGCAAACTCGCCGACGAGAACATCCCCATCACCTTCGCGCTGTCGCTGCACGCGCCCGACGACCAGCTGCGCGACGACCTGATCCCGGTGAACAGCCGCTGGAAGGTCGAGGAGGTGCTCGACGCCGCCTACCACTACTACGAGACGACAGGGCGCCGCGTCTCGATCGAGTACGCGCTCATCAAGGACATGAACGATCACGGCTGGCGCGCCGATCTGCTCGCCGAGAAGCTCAACGCGCGCGGCCGCGGCTGGGTGCACGTGAACCCGATCCCGCTCAACCCGACGCCCGGTTCGATCTGGACCGCGTCGACGCGCGAGGTCACCCGCGAGTTCGTCGACCGCTTGAACGCCGCGGGGATCCCGACCACGCTGCGCGACACCCGCGGCAAGGAGATCGACGGCGCCTGCGGCCAGCTCGTCGCCACCGAGCAGGACAAGGCGGAGGCGGCGGCGTTCGCGGCCTCCTGA
- a CDS encoding DUF779 domain-containing protein, protein MNEKTADACDLPAAPPAPAGSAAIPGCVDARPDVAGETASRLAFTPAALELIDRLWALHGPLMFHQSGGCCDGSAPMCYQEGEFRTGGQDVLLGTLELPATTRTGEPGASAAAGDADDTGATREIGFWMSREQFQVWAHTHLTVDAVPGRGSGFSLEAPEGMRFLIRSRLL, encoded by the coding sequence ATGAACGAGAAGACGGCGGACGCCTGCGACCTTCCCGCTGCGCCGCCCGCTCCCGCGGGGAGCGCAGCGATACCCGGGTGCGTCGACGCGAGGCCCGACGTCGCGGGCGAGACCGCGAGCCGGCTGGCCTTCACGCCCGCCGCGCTCGAGCTGATCGACCGGCTGTGGGCGCTGCACGGTCCGCTTATGTTCCACCAGTCCGGCGGTTGCTGCGACGGCAGCGCCCCGATGTGCTACCAGGAGGGCGAGTTCAGGACCGGTGGCCAGGACGTGCTGCTCGGCACGCTCGAACTGCCCGCGACGACCCGCACGGGGGAGCCCGGTGCGAGCGCGGCCGCCGGGGACGCGGATGATACGGGCGCGACGCGGGAGATCGGCTTCTGGATGTCGCGGGAGCAATTCCAGGTGTGGGCCCACACGCACCTCACGGTGGACGCGGTGCCGGGGCGCGGGTCGGGATTCTCGCTCGAGGCGCCGGAGGGCATGCGCTTCCTGATCCGCTCCCGGCTCCTCTGA
- a CDS encoding aldo/keto reductase, whose protein sequence is MIEQHAYDGFALPAIGLGTYKLNGVAGAAAVRSAVEVGYRLLDSAFNYENEGAVGSGARAAGVDRSSLIVTSKLPGRHHEYDAALRTIEESVFRSGLDAIDLYLVHWPNPITDRYSDAWRALVEARDRGLVKHIGVSNFLPEHLERVEAETGVRPVVNQIELHPYFPQAEAVEYHRARGIIVEAWSPVGRGNDIAEQPVVREIAAAHGITPVQAILAWHVGRGVVPLPKSGDPGRQRENLAAAEVVLSAEEIARITALGRPDGRLKDQDPARYEEF, encoded by the coding sequence ATGATCGAACAGCACGCGTACGACGGATTCGCCCTGCCGGCCATCGGGCTCGGCACCTACAAGCTGAACGGCGTCGCGGGTGCCGCCGCCGTGCGCTCCGCGGTCGAGGTGGGCTACCGGCTGCTCGACTCGGCGTTCAATTACGAGAACGAGGGTGCGGTCGGCAGCGGTGCGCGGGCTGCGGGCGTCGATCGATCCTCGCTCATCGTCACGAGCAAGCTGCCCGGGCGTCACCACGAGTACGACGCGGCGCTGCGCACCATCGAGGAGAGCGTGTTCCGATCGGGTCTCGACGCGATCGATCTCTATCTGGTCCACTGGCCGAACCCGATCACGGATCGCTACTCCGATGCCTGGCGCGCGCTGGTCGAGGCGCGCGACCGCGGGCTCGTGAAGCACATCGGGGTCTCGAACTTCCTGCCGGAGCACCTGGAACGCGTCGAGGCGGAGACCGGTGTGCGCCCGGTCGTCAATCAGATCGAGCTGCATCCGTACTTCCCCCAGGCCGAAGCGGTCGAGTACCACCGAGCGCGCGGCATCATCGTCGAGGCGTGGAGCCCGGTGGGCCGCGGCAACGACATCGCCGAGCAGCCGGTGGTCCGGGAGATCGCCGCAGCGCACGGCATCACGCCCGTTCAGGCGATCCTCGCCTGGCACGTGGGGCGTGGTGTGGTTCCGCTGCCCAAGTCGGGCGATCCGGGCCGCCAGCGCGAGAACCTTGCGGCCGCCGAGGTGGTGCTGAGCGCGGAGGAGATCGCGAGGATCACGGCGCTCGGCCGGCCCGACGGGCGCCTGAAGGATCAGGATCCCGCGCGCTACGAAGAGTTCTGA